GCCCGCCAGGTCGAGCGCCGCACCGAAGTCAACAAGGCCCGCCGCTCGCGCATCCGCACCTATCTGCGCAAGGTCGAGGAAGCCATCGCCTCGGGCGATGCAGAAGCCGCGAAGTCCGCGCTCCAGGCTGCTCAGCCCGAGATCATGCGCGGCGTGACGAAGGGCGTTT
This genomic window from Paracoccus sediminicola contains:
- the rpsT gene encoding 30S ribosomal protein S20, which gives rise to MANTAQSKKRARQVERRTEVNKARRSRIRTYLRKVEEAIASGDAEAAKSALQAAQPEIMRGVTKGVYHKNTASRKISRLAARVKAVAAK